A part of Neodiprion pinetum isolate iyNeoPine1 chromosome 4, iyNeoPine1.2, whole genome shotgun sequence genomic DNA contains:
- the LOC124216458 gene encoding U-reduvitoxin-Pr21 produces MRAVLICVLAVLALACVKTAVNGLPTDNGGLDFFAKRPKICEPGTLKALDCNTCRCSDRGTDWECTLMGCPEHYPQHRLKREVDSPTKRPKICEPGSTKALDCNTCFCTADGTAWGCTLMGCSEHYIQQRPKRAEADSQFVESDVLKLSGSLSNEKCEPGSRKFDGCNTCTCTLDGSGWGCTRKLCEEGTIEIVDSGKHSKRSAGPGFPAELKPRVASS; encoded by the exons ATGAGAGCGGTTTTAATTTGTGTTTTAGCAGTCCTAGCTCTGGCCTGTGTAAAAACCG CAGTGAACGGGCTTCCAACAGATAATGGCGGTCTGGATTTTTTCGCGAAGAGGCCAAAGATTTGCGAGCCCGGGACGCTGAAGGCGCTGGACTGCAACACCTGTCGCTGTAGCGACCGAGGCACTGACTGGGAATGTACGCTGATGGGGTGTCCCGAACACTACCCCCAGCATCGGCTTAAACGAG AAGTCGATTCTCCCACGAAAAGACCAAAGATTTGCGAGCCCGGATCCACGAAAGCCCTGGACTGCAACACCTGTTTCTGCACCGCCGATGGCACTGCATGGGGCTGTACGCTGATGGGGTGTTCCGAACACTACATCCAGCAGCGGCCCAAGCGAG CTGAAGCTGACTCTCAGTTTGTCGAATCTGACGTATTGAAGTTGAGTGGAAGTTTGAGCAACGAAAAGTGCGAACCAGGGTCCAGAAAATTTGATGGCTGCAATACCTGCACTTGTACCCTGGATGGAAGCGGATGGGGCTGCACTCGAAAATTGTGTGAAGAAGGAACAATTGAAATTGTAGATTCAGGAAAGCATTCCAAGCGATCAG CCGGGCCGGGATTTCCTGCGGAATTGAAACCCCGTGTGGCGAGCTCTTGA
- the LOC124216459 gene encoding uncharacterized protein, with translation MQRHSYPEIRFVRNFILSPVSSSMTMQFLIVACALLGVALGQFTEYNGNPGNRGDLGFSADPGNPGYSGFQHVKPFAFENKESKTAFPASRAGVANRAYGRWNPRILENSQVMYPNGAYAYKYRTENGIYAAESGEPYWTRKGLEKVVNGKYGYISPEGIPVNVVYTADGSGFHPTVHIGW, from the exons ATGCAGCGGCATTCGTATCCAGAAATCAGATTCGTCCGAAACTTCATCCTTTCGCCAGTATCTTCTTCTATGACCATGCAGTTCCTG ATCGTGGCTTGCGCTCTCTTGGGCGTGGCTCTTGGCCAGTTCACCGAGTACAATGGAAACCCAGGCAACAGAGGCGACCTGGGATTCTCGGCAGACCCAGGAAACCCTGGCTACTCCGGCTTCCAACACGTCAAGCCCTTCGCGTTTGAGAATAAGGAATCCAAGACGGCTTTCCCCGCCTCTCGTGCGGGCGTCGCAAACAGAGCGTACGGAAG ATGGAACCCCCGCATATTGGAGAACAGTCAGGTGATGTACCCGAACGGCGCCTACGCCTACAAATACAGGACCGAGAACGGAATCTACGCTGCCGAGAGCGGCGAACCCTACTGGACTCGCAAAGGCCTGGAAAAG GTTGTCAACGGCAAGTACGGCTACATCTCCCCCGAGGGAATCCCCGTCAACGTCGTATACACCGCTGACGGATCCGGCTTCCACCCCACGGTCCACATCGGTTGGTAG
- the LOC124216454 gene encoding P protein: MSHVDSSEDDIGLQTPRFLRRSSRYSRSTPGTPPSSAGSSAAILGPISQEGLQVWSQLPEAIKLDPSLAAFRREYEKVYHNSLKNDNGTAKMDYLTVNMAMGSQHSHKHKPVPTEEDTIKDGIDSHSHESQPKPAYRYIKLVLLVACWCLFTFILMTKREKEETMHQISVQVDQIRSYLILEHPTQRQVAVTLEGALLPPVYANLTTNYLTVWLELLHPGFKSNRTYENIKFIKNISEPWVLPLVSEELIDIVPDQRQQKVFELDDLEIGSLSKSLIRMKLKTNLQSSLPVAMGYDLSPINMEDGIIYAAVVLLGLYILIIFEVVHRALAAMLASTMSVAILAALNERPTMAELISWIDIETLLLLFSMMMLVAIISETGIFDYLAVFAYKITGGRVWPLIHTLCIFTALISSFLDNVTTVLLMTPVTIRLCEVMELNPVPILMAMIVYSNIGGAITPVGDPPNVIIASNRHVIKAGVDFGTFTLHMGIGVIFVCIVLHFQLRFMFRDMSLLRFDEPQDVMELRHEIAIWQRAAASLSSYSKDEDLVRGTLTKKVHRLETELRKKLMTGSVAIENYKANLEELQEKYPIRDKWLLAKCGCTMVFVIVLFFLHSIPNLNLSLGWTALLGVLLLLVLADKKDLDGFLARVEWSTLIFFAALFILMEALSRLGFIDWIGKQTEGVILSVNQDSQLAVAILLLLWVSALASAFVDNIPLTTMMIRIATNLAHNPELGLPLQPLVWALAFGACLGGNGTLIGASANVVCAGVAEQHGYRITFMQFFKVGFPIMLTTTTVIMVYLLIAHVAFSWNGETL; the protein is encoded by the exons ATGTCTCATGTCGACTCCAGTGAAGATGATATTGGGCTTCAGACACCAAGGTTTCTCAGGCGAAGTTCCCGGTACAGTCGCAGCACTCCAG GAACACCCCCCTCGTCAGCTGGAAGTTCTGCCGCGATTCTGGGTCCTATTTCCCAAGAAGGGCTGCAAGTATGGAGTCAACTCCCAGAAGCAATTAAATTGGATCCTAGTTTAGCGGCATTTCGTCGGGAATACGAAAAGGTCTATCataattcgttgaaaaa CGATAACGGCACGGCGAAAATGGATTATTTGACAGTGAACATGGCAATGGGATCCCAGCATTCCCACAAGCA CAAGCCCGTACCAACGGAAGAAGATACTATTAAAGATGGGATAGACAGCCACAGTCACGAGTCACAGCCAAAACCAGCTTATCGGTATATTAAATTGGTACTGCTGGTAGCGTGCTGGTGTTTGTTCACT TTCATTCTGATGACCAAacgagaaaaggaagaaacaaTGCACCAAATTTCGGTCCAAGTGGATCAAATTCGAA GTTATTTGATACTCGAGCATCCGACGCAACGTCAAGTCGCCGTGACCCTGGAAGGTGCACTATTGCCACCTGTATATGCTAATTTAACGACGAACTATCTAACAGTGTGGCTGGAACTTTTGCACCCTGGTTTCAAAAGCAATCGAACATAcgaaaacataaaatttattaaa AACATAAGTGAACCTTGGGTGTTGCCGTTGGTCTCCGAGGAATTGATAGATATAGTACCGGATCAAAGACAACAGAAGGTTTTCGAATTGGACGATTTAGAAATTGG GAGTTTGTCGAAAAGTCTCATCAGGATGAAGTTGAAGACAAACTTACAATCCAGCCTTCCGGTCGCCATGGGTTATGATCTTTCACCTATAAACATGGAGGATGGAATTATTTATGCGGCTGTTGTACTGCTCGGATTATACATTTTGATCATATTTGAG GTGGTTCACAGAGCATTAGCAGCAATGTTGGCATCAACAATGTCAGTAGCAATTTTGGCAGCATTGAATGAG CGACCAACAATGGCGGAATTGATCTCTTGGATAGATATCGAGACTTTGTTGCTGCTGTTCTCAATGATGATGTTGGTTGCAATAATTTCAGAGACGGGAATATTCGATTATCTCGCCGTCTTTGCATATAAG ATAACCGGTGGAAGAGTCTGGCCTCTAATTCATACGCTGTGCATATTTACCGCTCTCATATCATCATTTTTGGATAACGTAACGACAGTCCTTTTGATGACGCCAGTCACTATCCGGTTATGTGAGGTCATGGAACTGAACCCAGTGCCAATTCTCATGGCAATGATCGTCTATTCCAACATAGGCGGTGCTATCACTCCTGTCGGGGATCCACCAAACGTTATCATCGCCTCGAATCGTCACGTCATCAAAGCC GGCGTTGACTTTGGTACCTTCACTCTGCACATGGGAATCGGCGTCATATTCGTTTGCATAGTCCTACACTTTCAGCTGAGATTCATGTTTCGGGATATGTCCCTTCTCAGATTCGACGAGCCTCAAGACGTGATG GAACTTAGACACGAAATAGCAATTTGGCAAAGAGCAGCTGCCAGCTTGTCGAGCTACAGCAAAGACGAAGATTTGGTGCGTGGTACGCTGACCAAAAAAGTACACCGACTTGAGACCGAATTAAGAAAGAAACTGATGACGGGGAGCGTCGCTATAGAAAATTACAAGGCCAATCTAGAGGAACTGCAAGAGAAG TATCCAATCCGAGACAAATGGCTGTTGGCAAAGTGTGGATGCACCATGGTTTTCGTAATCGTCTTATTCTTCCTGCACAGTATACCGAATTTAAATCTCTCCCTCGGCTGGACCGCTCTTCTCGGAGTCCTGCTGCTACTGGTTTTAGCCGACAAAAAGGATCTGGACGGTTTTCTAGCTCGCGTCGAGTGGAGTACTTTAATCTTCTTCGCTGCTTTATTTATCCTAATGGAG GCTCTCTCTCGGCTCGGATTCATTGATTGGATAGGGAAACAGACGGAAGGAGTAATTCTGTCCGTAAACCAGGACTCTCAATTAGCTGTGGCAATTCTACTCCTCCTTTGGGTTTCCGCATTGGCAAGCGCCTTCGTCGACAACATACCGTTGACAACGATGATGATACGCATTGCTACCAACCTGGCACACAATCCGGAACTGGGGCTCCCTCTACAGCCACTCGTCTGGGCGTTAGCCTTCGGGGCTTGCCTGGGAG GGAACGGAACTTTGATTGGAGCCAGTGCCAATGTAGTTTGTGCTGGCGTGGCTGAGCAGCACGGATATCGTATTACCTTCATGCAGTTTTTCAA GGTGGGCTTTCCTATCATGTTAACAACTACCACAGTCATCATGGTGTATCTCCTCATAGCTCACGTCGCGTTCAGTTGGAACGGAGAAACCTTGTGA